cccgagttttgatccggaatccccacgtgactcacttcctggaaggagaagggcatgtcctgggactcatcggtggagctggacggactccagaagtgtatccggaacatgacgggcaagaaactcaagcttgtcaacatagtccaggtcatgctcttccgccagatcctcccgtgtcaatgacgggctttcaacttatgggagtttgacacggcccagcaccagactctacacgagctctttgacacgacgcataaggacgtctagaaggtgctgttcaagggcgccgaggtcccccctccccttaccaggaccgcgggctaagcgcgatgcgccctgcaaatccggtaagttctgtacagcttgtagggtatttattttccatagtttaaccatgtgcggggtctgagctcccatgcctttgataggAGTGGGTGGAGATATCGGAGCAGATTGACTATCCGGCCCCTCTGCCTGAAGGTcctgcagacgctctcctaacagagatgcggactccggctccttatgaggtgccggagaagaagatcaagaagaaggccacgggaacccgaaagagttcccggcgccaggtggtatcggactcatcatccgataaccccgagacgcactcctcccgtgaaaacgaggaggaggaagatgacgatTCTCCCCTCCAGCCcggggagacaggaaaaggaaggacgccccaaccggggaggccggagggtccaagaagggaaggactctccttccagactgttccaccgccgccgccgacagcgaagacgagtggttactcggggccaagcccctggcgaagtcgtaagtattcggataccagagtaactcatagcatacttttattgcactgcttctcctaacgtcgaatatgatcatgcagtccacCCCAAGCccgcatcgacgtatcctcgtcggatggttccttggactcgtcggatatgaatagcttgtcacttccaaccgcctcctctcctcgccctacggacaatatcgaggtattgtctcaaggggcaccgaaccaaggggaggtagtcctggaggcacctcaaggcgaccttccggactccaagtgcaaagggagcaagactcccaagggctccaagttcggccctcagccgaacaccacgctggaacctccagtggttccggactccggcaggcgcccccctaccaagaggggcaagccgcccgtggcggtgacctctgtctatccagaggcaccggacaacctgctgggagcgcttcgtgatgcttccatcgatgaagagcaccgcactattatgagtgcggtgatcaagaaggttcagtccgccaagagcggactgactgaagcctgtgccagccttctaacaggctttgaggtaagtatttaaaatataggaaaatattaccgcatagacagtagcccctgatgctctgtttggtgttcacaaagaaaagccaaatagaggatcaaataatatctgcaagaGTCTAATACaaatatgtctatatgcgtatgcaggcttcgctgctgacctctgccgcactgactgcggaggtcgccgcactaaagcagaacctcgagcggtccgagaaagaactcggtcttgccaagaggcagctcgaggagaacaaaggtaagtaataccttgtctatatatatatatataagatgtggttgcaaaatgataggatcatcatggatgtgccaggggccatgaccgaagtggcgaccctgaagcgagcgctgtccgaggccgaaaacaaagcggccgaggagcgcaccgagcgggagaaacaagaggcacgggttggcgaggtgcagcaagagctccaggctctcgtgaagaagcacgagactttggagcttgactcgaagacgcgagagtctgagcttcctgcggccctcgagagcacaaagcatgccaaggctgaagcccaaaaggccctccaggaaattgaggtgatGAGGAAGATAgtgacgggtaaggcattcattatgcaaagcaagcatgtgaaagtaaattacttgttacttacccgagtccggaactctccaggagcattcgcagatttgacccgtagcgtgtcggatgccgcaaagtactaccaggccgaAGAGGGaaactcgacggagaagttgttccagtctcagtatactgggaccgaacacccgatgcatgtgagcgaccagctgaagcaactggtcgagctgcacaaggcgaccgaacaggccatgaggggccttataatccagatgtggcctggcgactcccttcccaacagctacttcggcctggtgaggcagcttgtggatgcctgcccatggctggaagtcataaagcggtccgtctgcatcgaaggtgcacgccgggcttttgcctgtgcgaaggtgcactgggccaagatggacgccgagaagctggtgaaggaggggccgccgcagggcaaggatcatcgccaccctgaaatgtattatgagggtgtcctgaaggatgcccgtcttgtggcggacgagtgtgtgaaggatgtaatttttgaatgaacttgctcgtgtgatcctgtattatgaaaacttgttcatgtgcactatgcaacacttgtttgaatttaaaatattaccttctgtgcggctgtttatcaaatctgagagatgtccagtcgtcggcttctgcccccatgccacgagtgctagggtgttcgggataaatctgagcactccttttcccattgttgggtccttcgagggaaggtgctcagcgcaacgaacaaggcaatcggactataatgctttatcactctcacttagccatagaagtctacaattttaaattttggcaaagcccctagtattcggaaggccgaattcggggcgctatacacgcctaagccggacaaagccgactcctcaccCTAAGCGACATaattctttagggactcgagacctctcgaacagcgaccagctctcaccttatcatgacagtcagttttagctttctctactgaggtgcttgcccagatgaaccggggcacaatcgcagtagttctcccagtgctaccttagccgatatagcggaacgtaaggtaccaaaacatgggagccgggcaaacccaactattgaccaagacatgattcggagctgatacatgtaatgctataagttcggggtgccgcactgtcgaaagtgttcggacttctcacgccgtattatggggtacgcttaagcccctggcgtattggccgtaccagagtgtacgggtgctgaatgtcatgaatgaacatatatataaaaaagaatagagaatgcggtaatagtctagtgctatgcattgtttattcaaaaaggtgcgtcgaagcagaatgatacaagtagtgcgataagcaaaaagtagaactatttgacatgtcccctccaagggcaagctgaggaatggtatttaaagcaggtatttcactcgttatcagagaccacctgggagttccatggtgcgacgtagctttctgcctccttggttgttgtatcgtgtgtccggcaatcgtactgccggacggggtttccagagagtaaagtcatgaaagagagaaaaaataacaaagcgggaagcccctagtgcggttgagccgtgttttggggcgtgccatagtcgtgcccccccacctatgcccatggtattttcaatgcgtaattatgtacgcgtggcacggatttcgccgtttggctggtactggggtgggggccgcattgctatgcgagctcggaacgtgccaggcggtctcgttgcagattactctgggcgcgcttgacggtgtctgggtgtttaatcaccgaactggtggattgcctgaagaggctgctttgtgcttctactgcgagggccgcagtgtgctcctctgtgcggagagagcgctctgtttttccattgactgtgatgaccccccgaggtcctggcatcttgagcttgaggtatgcataatgcggtaccgcattgaatctcgcaaatgcggttcacccgagcagtgcatgatagccactgcggaacggtactaaatcgaagattaactcctcgcttcggaagttatccggggatccgaagaccacttccagtgtgactgagcctgagcaatgggcctctacacctggtatgatgcctttgaaggtcatttttgtgggtttgatccttgaggggtctatacccattttgcgcactgtgtcctgataaagcaggttcaggctgctgccgccgcccatagggactcgagtgaggtgaaatccgtcgatgattgggtctaggaccagtgcggcgaatcctccatgatggatactagtggggtggtccctgcgatcgaaggtgatcggacatgaggaccatgggttgaactttggggcgactggctccaacgcatataggtcccttagcgcatgcttccgctccctcttggggatgtgggttgtgtatatcatgttcaccgtccacacttgtggggggaacctcttctgtcctccgatgttcgatggccggggctcctcctcgtcatcgctatataaccccttatctttgtttgcggcatttaacttgtcggcctgcttgaacacccaacattccctgttggtgtggttggctggcttgtcgggggtgccgtgtatttgacacgagcaatcgagtatacggtccaaactggaccgggcccggagtgcttcttttgaatggctttttccgctgaccgggtttagagcctctgaattcggcattgactgccgtatcctcggtattgtcgctgttgatgtggcgcttgtgtttgttgcgatgtgacctgccattgctatccttggtatccgaagtaccatggttctttgatatattattgctgcgagccagccagctgtcctctcccacgcaaaagcgggtcatgagtgtcgtgagggctgccatagattttggcttttcctggccaaggtgccgggcgagccactcgtcgcggatgttgtgcttaaaagctgctagggcctctgcatccggacagtcgacgatttgatttttctttgtcaggaaccgtgtccagaattgcctggccgattcctctggctgctaaattatgtggctcaagtcatcggcatctggtgatcgcacataagtgccctggaagttgtcgaggaatgcggcttccagatcttcccaacagccaatggattctgctggcaggctattgagccaatgccgagctggtcctttgagcttgagtgggagatatttgatggcgtgtagattgtcaccgcgggccatgtggatgtgcaggaggaagtcctcgatccataccgcaggatctgttgtaccatcgtatgattcgatatttacgggtttgaaaccctctgggatttggtgatccattacttcatctgtgaagcatagggggtgtgcggcacctctgtactgggctacgtcgcgacgcaactcaaatgagtcttgtccgctgtgttcggcccggccggatttacttttattgtatccggcgtgatggttattGTCTCGCGTAGTGgagcaccctcgtgatccgtagatcaatcttgtgtgttttgctttgtccttcaatatgtctcgcaggtctagcgtgtttccccgtgccttgacatttttatttgagtggcatcggggtgtgggctgagcttttggctgaaatgtctctctgtcgcggccacgaggtggccaatcagccgcgtcatacgctggagatgtaggttttaatgcttcctcctccagtcggggtagccacctgcgctttgggtaactcttggaggggcgttcgagttcatattcctcggctgcaaggacttcagtccatctgtcagctagcaaatcttgattagcttgaagctgctgttgctttttcttaaggctatttttcgtgggtataagccgacgcttgaagcgctcttgctcgacgggatcccaggcacgacaaattcttcatcgtcgaggcttgcctcgtcttcagagggaggcatgtaattatcatcctccgcctctccatctgccgctctcttgggagggctggcttctccatccttctGCTCTAAATCTTActggaggggattgtcgtcatcttcggcactgtccgtagtgctattatctcctgtgccggtatcacctcttttgctttggcgagacttagtgcgtcgccgctgtcgtcggcgcttgggttgcttcttggaggggtcatcctccgttgtcctgtctccattgccttctttgggtgtgtccaccatgtatatatcatatgatgaggtggctgtccagtgccctgtgggcagtggttcctgttcgtctcctgcatcgtcgtccataccgtcgatgtcttcggagtcgaagtcgagcgtgtcgctcaaatcgtcgacagtggctactaagtgggtggtgggtgggcggcgaatttcttcgtcatccgcatcccaatcatgcTGGACATAATTCGGccaggactctcaatgaaagcaccaatgtcggtgtcaaaaccggcggatctcgagtagggggtcccgaactgtgcgtctaggcggatggtaacaggaggcgggtgacacgatgtttacccaggttcgggccctcttgatggaggtaataccctatgtcctgcttgattgttcttgataatatgagtagtacaagagttgatctaccacgagatcgaagaggctaaaccctagaagctagcctatggtatgattgtctgttcttggtcctatggactaaaccctccagtttatatagacatcggagggggctagggttacacagagtcggttacaaggaaggagatctgcatatccgtattgccgagcttgccttccatgccaaggagagtcccatccggacacgggacgaagtcttcaatcttgtatcttcatagtccaacagtccgggcaAAGGAAATAATCCGGCTTTCCggataacccctaatccaggactctctcatcgGGTCttaagattaacttccataaaagtgaattgttctgctttggagaagccgTTGAGGCAGCGGCTGTGCTGGCCTTTTTGGTTGTGCACATGGACAATTCCCAATTAAATATTTGCGAATACCAATTCATTATTAGCGACTCACCATTGCGGAGTGGAAGCATGTAGAGAAGCGGCTAGAGAAACACTTGAGCAGCTGGAAAGGCAAGTTGCTCTCGGTTGGAGGACGATTGGTTTTAATAAActctgtcctcacaaatatggttctctatatgctttcgTTCTTCCAGCTCCCAAAAGGGGTCTTACAAAGACTGGACTATTTTAGGTCCaggttcttttggcaaggagatggtgaaaagaaaaaatataggCTGGCCAAATGAAGTgtggtttgtaggccgaaagaccagGGCGGCCTCGGTATTCATGACCTGTAGGTCAAGAATGAGGCcctacttagtaaatggttgttcaaactttttattgaggatggtgtttggcaaaccatgctGCGCAATAAATATATAGGCCAAAAGGCAGTGTCTCGGGTATATTGAAAACTTGGTGAGACTCACACTTTTGGGCCggcctaatggcggcaaagaaacatctctttcgctttgggtctttcgTGATAAAGGACGGGTCGGAGATTTGTTTTTGGGAAGACATATGGCTAGGCAATGCTAGCCTCCGAGAAAAATACCCAGCCTTATACAACATTGCACGCGATAAGAATAATACTATTATGCAAGTGCTCAGCTCATCCCCGCCAAATATTTTGTTCAGGCGGGATTTGATTGGCACCCGACTTATGTCATGGAATAATCTATCGTCCCATCTGGATTCGATTATCCTGAGTCCTGACACAAGGTCGTGATGTGTTTCGTTGGAACCTTACTACATCGGGGTCTTTCATAGTAGACTCTACGTATCGTGCACTCACGCATTCTGAGGTATCGGTGAGTAATAACAAAAAAAATTGGAAAGCAAAGGTACCACTTAAAGTCAAAATATTCATGTGGTATCTCCGTAGGGGAGTTGTGCTAATAAAACACAACCTCACACGACGCAACTGGTCGGGAAGTAAGAAGTGTTGATTTTGTACTCATGGCGAGACAATTAAACACCTCCTTTTTCATTGTAAGTTTGCGCGTTCTACGTGGTCAGCCATCCAAATAGCGTTAAATCTttatccgcccacaagtgttgtcaatatttttggtcattggctggacggtatttcaaataggtacaaaacgctaataagggtgggagcgtatgccttactatggtcgctttggctatgtagaaatgatgttGTTTTAATGACACAACTGTTTCTTCTTTGCAGGTTATTTTTCGTTGTACGCACTTGCTTCGTACGTGATGTACGCTACAACAAGCAGAGTACCAACCGCTATTCAAGACGGTGTGTACGCTGTTGGAGGAGGTGCCTACGaaggtttttacccaacatggatgGCAGCATAATCTCCGGCTCGGTCCACCATCTCTTTCAACATAGGCATAGTATCGGTCTATAGACTCTACTGTTGCCGAATTGTCGGTCTTTTATCTTTCCGTTTATCAGACTACTggtgtttggctgtgtgcatcctaattatgcagaggCCGAGTGATACTCTTAATAATTTGTATCACTTTGATGCTACATTTTAAGATAATAAAAACGCCCTTTATCGAAAAATCTTATCAACTATTGTAGATGCCCTCATGGCTCCTGAAGGTGAGTGTCTCACTCTTGATGAGAAGGGAAAGAAGCCGGTTGATGCTACTGCTCCCCTGAAGTGCGAAATGTCAGTGTTGAACAAATCCGGACCAGGTCAAGTTGGAAAAGTCTAGATGGACTAAACCGCCTGATGGATGGTTGAAAGTTAACACAGATGCTGCATTTGTGGCCAATACAGGTGAAGCTGTGGGGATCCTCCCCGCCGCCCCCGgcgattcctcaaaaaaaaaaaaaaacatgtgAAGCTAGTGTTGGATACATTATAGGAGATAACAtgggaagatttatcagagctccctGCCTGTGCTAGTGTTGAGGAGGCTGAAGCTTGTGCATGGCCATTGGGCTGAAGACTGCTCTTGATATGGGTAATGAAAAGATCATAGCTGAATCTGATCGTTCTGCTGTTATGTCAAACATTATGGCTCCTGTGATTCCTTTAGCAGCATGAAGAGAGCATTACATGGTGATTAGGGAGAATATTGTTATCCTGAAGATAGGTAGAGATGGCAACATGTTTGCTCATGAATTAGCCAAGCAAACCCCCAGATCAGTGGTAAGGGGGGCAGTCTATCTGGGTCAACTACCACTGGATTTGGCACTGCTGGTGCTATATGATTGTAATGACCCAAATGATGTTTTATACAATTGCAATCTTTCCCTAAAGAAATGCTGGGTGATCAACTCACCACTCACAGGATCCGAACCGAGTGTTTAGTACATACAATTAACATGCCTCACGAAAAGAATCCCGCAAGCAATGAACATCCATCTTATTCTAAGTATAGTCAACAGTTGCACATTTTGTACTATCCTGGCAGCAGCCTCCTATTTACAGATAGGATTCTCACACAATAGCCAATCCCATCGTAAAATAGAATCGCGTATTAGTACAACCTCAATCTCTCAATATACATGGTGGGTCTATCATCACTACACCAAGCCTCGTGAGTATAGCAGTGTCAGCACAAAACTTAACCAGACAAGCCAACACCAATACTCATGCTTGCATCGCTGGCGTTTCCGGATGAAACGGGCGGTAAAGACGGAAATCTTCCATGTTTCGGGTACTGCCATCAGGTGTTGTCGGGCTGACCTGTTCCATTTCCGAAATGAAGTAGCTCTCTTTCTCTTAGCTTCTTGCTAAGTTCTTCGTCCGACGGTAGTTTCCAGCCACCCTTCATGGCAGCAGACCACCACGCCTTGAGCTCATCCTAGAAAATACAATAAAATTCTGTCATCTACATAGATTGCTCGTGCTGACTGACAGGACCAAAACCATTGAAGCGAGATTACATATCTCCCTTTGCAATCACATGGACAAGACAACAGCCCACTAAGCATTTCTATTAATCTGTTCACTACCGTGAACTGACTACAAACTGattttataaagcttgacttgatATTTTTAATGAGGTTATTATGCTGTGCAGTGACGGCCATACAACTTAAACTTCGGTCAGCAAGAGAAATCAAAACATGACATTGTTCTACTTCACAACATTGATAAGATTACTGCCTTTTATACATTACCTCATGGAAGCCATGGTTGGATACAAAGCGAGAATCTACTTGGCAAGTTGAATTCCTGATCGTTACAGAGAGGCGATTTCTATCCAGTGCTCCTGTAAGAGAAGTTCATATTACATTGTTACTTCACGCCCTTTTTTAGGTTCATTAAAGAAATTGAAGAAAAAAAGAATCAATCTACAACCTGAGCATTTTATGTAACCAATCACCAAGTTAGACATTATTTTTCGAATATCAGGGATGAGAAACAAAGTAGACATAATTGTCATTTACCATTTATCCGAGCGACATGGTATCCTGTGCCACCCAATGCTTCCTCCCATTTACCGAAACGTAGACGCAAGAAAAAGCCATCCAAAGTAGTGTGCATTATTGGTGACGCCAACCATCTGTCAAGGAtcaccaatgtaaataaagaaaCAAACATCAACTCTTCAGTTCCCAGTATCTTCCTCAATTTAAGCACAACTTCACAATCAACAATACTGAGAGATATCCTTCTGTACATCAATATGATGAACGGGCACTCTAGAACCCACTGATAGAGTATACGAACTAGTATCAAATTAGAGTCAACATAGTAAACTTTAAGCAGAAAATATATGAATAATATTAAGAGATGTATGGTAATAGTACTTTAGCATACACAAAGTAGGCACAGTTGGTCGTACAGGACATACATAGCATAGGATGTTTGTACAAGGAACCATTTAATATGTGCTCCTTACCTAAAATGAGTTCTCCCAGTAATTTCTATGGTAAAGTAAAATCTATGAACTTCCATGTTCCAGAAATAAAAACGAGCACCAAACCCACAGAAAGCTATAAGCTATATAATTGTCCAATGGAATCTCCATTAACATGTGCCCTTTTTTTTcatacccgcaaaaaaaaacatgTGCCCTTTTCTTATGTAGAGAAAACACTATGGCATCCCTGAATGCAATCATGCACCATAGATAGAAGGCAGAAAGAGAAAATGTTGAAAGGAATTCAAAGGTGATCGCGAAAATCCAGTAGGGTACCTTATGATGTCTGATCGAGACAAACGAAGCCTCTGCAAGGCTCCAAAAACAACACTTGATTGATCAATGTCACTTGTAATAATATTATAAGGTACAATTTGCTTGTTATGTGGCAGACTCTCCATGGAATTTGAACCCACTTCCTTTATTTGTACTCCTCTTCTATCAACATATTCAGCAGACGTGTTTGCTTCTAAATTATCATGAGGAGCTACAGCCTTTCCAGTCATGCTCCCTCCACATTGCTGATGTTCACCTCTTGCCAACATGTTTCCTCTTAATTCCTCATCACTGAGAGGATATAATTGTTCCTTTCCTTTGTCACCAGACCACAAAACTAGCCTTCCACCACCACTCGAAGATTTTTGAGTTCCTTGTCCTGTCTCTAGTCCATCATGGCTGCTGTAATTAATAAAAAAAGGACTCTTTCTGTGATTATGGTCTTTAGTTATTCCACTGGAGATAGCCAACCTAATTGCAGAGGTCTTCGCATGTCTAAGCGCATCCAATCTCTTTGCAAGAATGGAAGCCATTGTTTCAGACTGCTTATGTTCCTCTGGAGGAATCACCGGGCATTTGCTACTTGTTGTCTCATTGTCACTTCCTGTGCTAGTGAAGTATTGTGAACTGTTGAATTCCTTCTCCACATTAACATTCTGTTGAGATGAAGGATACAGCTTATCACCTGCACCCTTTGGATTGACAGCACAAAAATCACTATATACATTGCATGGAGTTGCATCCGTCAATTTCATTGATGTTTTTGGTAAAAGCCGACTTACCCACAAGCTTTCTGTGATTCCACCTTTATTTCCCATTGCAGCATTCAAAGGGCTCGCATGGCACtcattttgtttttcttcaagaGTTTTAGAACATGACTTACTGGAGTTAGGCATCTTCAAGTTTCTTCCggctctcaaagggaaaactccacTTTGATCTCTAAAATTCCATTTACCACCAGGTGACTCCATTTGAAGGTTGTCAGCAGCTAAAGTCTCAACAGCCACATCAAGAGTTTCTCTGCCTGTGCTAATTTCCTTGTCAAGCATAGAATTGCTACCATTCAAAGTCAGTGATAGCCTGTCGGCTTCACGCTCGGTGTGATTGATTTCTGATTGATGAGGGGTATCTCTTGAAGTTATCATAACGTTATGACTATAAAGAGATTGAAAAAGAGAATTGAAGCCAACAGA
The Triticum dicoccoides isolate Atlit2015 ecotype Zavitan chromosome 3A, WEW_v2.0, whole genome shotgun sequence genome window above contains:
- the LOC119269173 gene encoding uncharacterized protein LOC119269173 isoform X5; amino-acid sequence: MSEGEELSDSCCADKLNKEEADICPTRCSNDASHSLASKKGSLQSISEKQVYCATAVHNERSWADNTWRARLVKAISQRDYVLPNNAVNAQSPSSFGSFSNTKKVPGKLAGFLDNQSDKHQDLVMQDNCNGNQEDRVMQENCNGDHQDQVMQEHHKDGPILVKCQSASGVNPVSKCDSASGVNSVARYESTPDVNPARLEKGKEKVMHDQSNYVSNTKEGDDSNESMESCPRMKAPKREYAQYSTAEMSSRNKRYRREYNESYCSGLLNRNGSSFFNWMSSLTNGSTVFDKTTNQKLSETTGHELAGHSLPLENNSSNRLQSVGFNSLFQSLYSHNVMITSRDTPHQSEINHTEREADRLSLTLNGSNSMLDKEISTGRETLDVAVETLAADNLQMESPGGKWNFRDQSGVFPLRAGRNLKMPNSSKSCSKTLEEKQNECHASPLNAAMGNKGGITESLWVSRLLPKTSMKLTDATPCNVYSDFCAVNPKGAGDKLYPSSQQNVNVEKEFNSSQYFTSTGSDNETTSSKCPVIPPEEHKQSETMASILAKRLDALRHAKTSAIRLAISSGITKDHNHRKSPFFINYSSHDGLETGQGTQKSSSGGGRLVLWSGDKGKEQLYPLSDEELRGNMLARGEHQQCGGSMTGKAVAPHDNLEANTSAEYVDRRGVQIKEVGSNSMESLPHNKQIVPYNIITSDIDQSSVVFGALQRLRLSRSDIIRWLASPIMHTTLDGFFLRLRFGKWEEALGGTGYHVARINGALDRNRLSVTIRNSTCQVDSRFVSNHGFHEDELKAWWSAAMKGGWKLPSDEELSKKLRERELLHFGNGTGQPDNT